In Caldisphaera lagunensis DSM 15908, a single genomic region encodes these proteins:
- the proC gene encoding pyrroline-5-carboxylate reductase, translated as MVRRSLSVIGAGVIGSAIIRSLISSGNDWKIIATAKSEESLNKIKKLGVEATRDNISAVKNSDIILLSIKPSQLIPLSDEINQFVKGKLIISVVAASPIKWLSKKFLGAKIVRAMPNINSETSSSFTVLSTNDNIDEDSKKLVEEIFSTIGYYEWIDEKYMNALTALSGSAPAFLAEIIDSLALGGIAAGLPRDLAYRAVLYTMKGTAKTLLEKGWSPHYLRDLVITPAGTTIRGIMVLQGNGLKRTIMEAVLEAQKKADEIENYLFNM; from the coding sequence ATGGTAAGAAGAAGTTTATCCGTAATAGGAGCGGGAGTTATTGGAAGTGCTATAATTAGATCTTTGATTAGTTCTGGAAATGATTGGAAAATAATTGCGACAGCTAAGAGCGAAGAATCTTTAAATAAAATTAAAAAACTTGGTGTTGAGGCAACAAGGGATAATATAAGTGCTGTTAAAAATTCAGATATAATACTTTTGTCAATAAAACCTTCACAACTTATTCCTTTGTCTGATGAAATTAATCAATTTGTAAAGGGAAAGTTGATAATTTCTGTCGTGGCAGCATCACCTATAAAATGGCTTAGTAAGAAATTTTTGGGAGCAAAAATAGTTAGAGCAATGCCTAACATAAATTCTGAAACTTCATCTAGCTTTACTGTTTTATCAACAAATGATAATATTGATGAAGATTCTAAAAAATTAGTAGAGGAAATTTTTTCAACCATTGGTTATTATGAATGGATAGATGAAAAGTATATGAATGCTTTAACAGCATTAAGCGGGAGTGCCCCTGCTTTTTTAGCAGAGATAATTGATTCTTTGGCATTAGGAGGGATTGCTGCAGGATTACCAAGGGATTTAGCTTATAGAGCTGTATTATATACAATGAAAGGAACAGCAAAAACGCTTTTAGAAAAAGGATGGTCACCCCATTATTTGAGAGACTTAGTTATAACTCCAGCAGGTACGACTATTAGGGGGATCATGGTATTACAAGGAAATGGTTTAAAAAGGACAATAATGGAGGCTGTATTAGAGGCTCAAAAGAAAGCTGATGAAATAGAAAACTATTTATTTAATATGTAA
- a CDS encoding ATP/GTP-binding protein, producing the protein MYIILLGTAGAGKSTLAGELRSVMEETGGNVAIVNFDPAAEKLPYDPDVDVRNYVNIEDFLDKGLGPNGSLVSAVDSLINYTDKIRNEIDKFKPDFTIIDTPGQLELFSYRVGGPLVLNSLIYNDKAVVIFLMDSIFFDNPANMVSILTLASSVNTRFKKPQINVISKSDLLSEEVVNEIIPRLHEEGYLESLLRDFKELDGYTLSLSLSLARALYEAGYFGHILPVSIFNELSLRNLYGQIQDILTEGEDYKVYDNE; encoded by the coding sequence ATGTATATAATATTATTGGGAACTGCAGGAGCTGGAAAGAGTACATTAGCAGGAGAGCTAAGATCTGTTATGGAAGAAACAGGAGGAAATGTTGCAATAGTAAATTTTGATCCAGCTGCAGAAAAGCTTCCTTACGATCCAGATGTTGATGTTAGAAATTATGTAAACATAGAAGATTTTTTAGATAAGGGTTTGGGTCCTAACGGTTCATTGGTGAGTGCAGTCGATTCATTAATTAATTATACAGATAAGATTAGAAATGAAATTGATAAGTTTAAACCAGATTTTACAATTATTGATACCCCAGGACAACTTGAATTATTTTCATACAGGGTAGGAGGGCCTTTAGTTTTAAATTCGTTAATATATAATGATAAGGCAGTTGTTATTTTCTTAATGGATTCAATATTTTTTGATAATCCGGCAAATATGGTTTCAATATTAACATTGGCAAGTTCTGTTAATACAAGGTTTAAGAAACCTCAAATAAATGTAATTAGTAAATCTGATTTATTAAGTGAAGAAGTTGTTAATGAAATAATTCCAAGGCTTCATGAAGAAGGGTATCTGGAATCATTGCTAAGGGATTTTAAAGAACTAGATGGTTATACTTTAAGTTTATCTTTAAGCCTAGCAAGAGCTTTATATGAAGCTGGCTATTTTGGTCATATACTTCCGGTTTCAATATTTAATGAATTAAGTCTAAGGAATCTTTATGGGCAAATCCAAGACATATTAACTGAAGGAGAAGATTATAAGGTTTATGATAACGAATAA
- a CDS encoding lactate utilization protein B, with product MDYLEKTILNISEILKDSDFREALESSVPMSEKRVLDFLNNHDDIVKLAKEVENIKNEVLSNIDYYIDMVFKSLKSINGNPYYANTKDDVLNIIDKIVGEKKRIILSKSMVAEEVGVREHLSALGKDVWETDLGQLLIQLENGKPMHAIAPAIHMTVKDVIKLVKDRLNIELRGDETPQQIVAKIRPFLREKFVNAQIGISGANAIAADSGSIFLIENEGNIRLVTTLPPVHIAIAGIEKIVPTLIDAFKVVLVQSSYAGLYPPTYVSMISGPSSTGDIGHRRVYGAHGPLELHLILLDNGRKDAIKNEFLKDQLRCVRCGNCQIFCPVWDITANKWGGKVYGGPMGVGWTAITEGIEKGAELSQLCLGCMRCDLACPVEIPLSSLIHNLKKIYVRSK from the coding sequence ATGGATTATCTTGAAAAAACTATATTAAATATATCAGAGATTTTAAAAGATTCTGATTTTAGAGAGGCTTTAGAATCTAGTGTACCCATGTCTGAAAAAAGAGTATTAGATTTTTTGAATAATCATGATGATATCGTAAAATTAGCTAAAGAAGTAGAAAACATAAAAAATGAAGTTTTATCAAATATAGACTATTATATTGATATGGTATTCAAATCATTAAAGTCAATAAATGGTAATCCATATTATGCAAACACAAAGGATGACGTCTTAAATATTATTGATAAAATAGTTGGAGAAAAGAAAAGAATTATTTTATCTAAAAGCATGGTAGCTGAGGAAGTAGGCGTTAGAGAACATTTATCAGCATTAGGAAAAGATGTTTGGGAAACTGATTTGGGTCAGCTATTAATTCAACTTGAAAATGGAAAGCCAATGCATGCTATAGCCCCAGCAATACATATGACAGTAAAAGATGTAATTAAATTAGTAAAGGATAGATTAAATATAGAATTAAGAGGAGATGAAACTCCTCAACAAATTGTTGCCAAAATAAGGCCATTTCTAAGGGAGAAATTTGTTAATGCTCAAATTGGAATTAGCGGGGCAAATGCTATTGCAGCAGATTCAGGCTCGATATTTTTGATAGAAAACGAAGGTAATATTAGACTTGTTACTACTCTACCTCCTGTACATATAGCAATTGCCGGCATTGAAAAAATTGTACCTACTCTTATTGATGCATTTAAAGTTGTATTAGTTCAATCATCTTATGCTGGGTTATATCCTCCAACATATGTAAGTATGATATCTGGTCCAAGCTCAACAGGGGATATTGGGCATAGAAGGGTTTATGGAGCTCATGGTCCACTAGAATTACATTTGATACTATTGGATAATGGAAGAAAAGATGCAATAAAAAATGAGTTCCTAAAAGATCAATTAAGATGCGTTAGATGTGGAAATTGCCAAATATTTTGTCCTGTATGGGATATAACTGCAAATAAATGGGGAGGTAAAGTATATGGAGGTCCCATGGGTGTGGGATGGACTGCAATAACAGAAGGCATTGAAAAAGGAGCTGAGCTTTCACAGCTTTGTCTAGGATGCATGAGATGCGATTTAGCTTGCCCAGTAGAAATACCTTTATCTTCATTAATCCATAATTTGAAAAAAATTTATGTTAGATCCAAATAA
- a CDS encoding (Fe-S)-binding protein: protein MRIRELIDFMSDLTLKTGYPVPVPKDFAYKWATNLNFSRKGKKILYTGALYQLIPYIEALSIYLKAMESSDEGAYLALRFTRNIPGSLINSIIKPEPSLIEWSNRVLLNIANLLLKSKIEFSYLYDKDVYSGVLLYDMGAEEKFEIHAKNVFNILKESGAEEIITVDPHTTFILKNIYPKYIKEFNFDVKSYLELINNEGEIKKDGETITIHDSCIYARGLSIIERPRSLLSNKGFIIKEANRNKKLTSCCGGPVEAIFPSLSNAIARNRVKELSSVSNEIVTMCPICYINLKKVSKDYNSTIYDISELLLR, encoded by the coding sequence TTGAGAATTAGGGAATTAATTGATTTTATGTCAGATTTAACATTAAAAACAGGATATCCTGTACCTGTACCAAAAGACTTTGCATATAAATGGGCTACAAATTTAAATTTTAGCAGAAAAGGGAAAAAGATTCTTTATACTGGAGCTTTATATCAATTAATTCCTTATATTGAAGCATTATCAATATATTTAAAGGCTATGGAATCTAGCGATGAAGGTGCATATTTAGCATTAAGATTTACCAGAAATATTCCTGGATCATTAATAAATTCTATTATTAAGCCTGAGCCTAGCTTAATAGAATGGTCAAATAGAGTTTTGTTAAACATAGCAAATTTATTATTAAAAAGTAAAATAGAGTTTTCATATCTTTATGATAAAGATGTTTACAGTGGAGTTCTTCTTTATGATATGGGTGCTGAAGAGAAATTTGAAATACACGCAAAAAATGTGTTTAATATATTAAAGGAGTCTGGGGCAGAAGAAATTATAACAGTTGATCCTCATACAACATTTATTTTGAAAAACATTTATCCTAAATATATAAAGGAGTTTAACTTTGATGTAAAGAGCTATTTAGAATTAATAAATAATGAAGGTGAAATTAAAAAAGATGGAGAAACAATAACTATACATGATTCATGTATATATGCAAGAGGGTTGTCAATAATTGAACGACCAAGATCATTATTATCAAATAAAGGGTTTATAATAAAAGAAGCTAATAGAAATAAAAAATTAACGTCTTGCTGCGGAGGTCCTGTGGAAGCAATTTTTCCTTCATTAAGCAATGCAATAGCAAGAAACAGAGTTAAGGAGTTAAGTAGTGTATCTAATGAAATTGTTACTATGTGCCCTATTTGTTATATAAATCTCAAAAAAGTTTCAAAGGATTATAATTCAACCATTTATGATATTTCAGAATTATTGCTTAGGTGA
- a CDS encoding VIT1/CCC1 transporter family protein, whose protein sequence is MLKDEDLKRAEKFCKDEINTYVLYKAISENSKDIQIKNHLLNLSKQELEHYNFWKEIVGHECKPDIKPGFVFKLLYRLFGPIFTLQIIEGNESSTIEDYEDFLNKLDDENQRKILQKIINDEQEHEKQIIYDIKDLRVKYLSYVALGLADAIVEVSGVHAGFLGATDKTLIAGIAGLVVGFSAALSMAGAAYLQAKQEKSVRASYGATVTGFTYLITVFVLALPYLLIRNIIDAFSISLILATAMISSFTYYSSVVHAQHFSKEIIESLLMLFLTAIAGFFFGDIIGKIFGIRALIG, encoded by the coding sequence ATGCTAAAAGATGAAGACTTGAAAAGAGCAGAGAAGTTTTGTAAGGATGAGATAAATACATATGTATTATATAAAGCTATTTCTGAAAATAGTAAAGATATACAAATCAAAAATCATCTTCTAAACTTATCAAAACAAGAACTTGAACATTATAATTTTTGGAAGGAAATTGTTGGACATGAATGTAAACCAGATATAAAACCAGGTTTCGTGTTTAAGCTATTATATAGGTTATTTGGTCCAATTTTTACTCTTCAAATTATAGAAGGAAATGAGTCTAGTACTATAGAAGATTATGAAGACTTCTTAAATAAATTGGATGATGAAAATCAAAGGAAAATATTACAAAAAATAATAAATGATGAACAAGAGCATGAAAAACAGATAATATATGATATTAAAGATTTAAGAGTTAAGTATTTGAGTTATGTAGCATTAGGGTTAGCTGATGCAATAGTAGAGGTATCAGGTGTTCATGCAGGTTTCTTAGGGGCTACAGATAAAACATTGATAGCAGGTATCGCTGGATTAGTTGTTGGTTTTTCTGCGGCATTATCAATGGCTGGAGCTGCCTATTTACAGGCAAAACAAGAAAAGAGTGTTAGAGCATCTTATGGAGCCACTGTGACAGGATTTACATATTTGATAACGGTTTTTGTTTTAGCATTACCTTATCTACTAATAAGAAATATAATAGACGCCTTTTCAATATCTCTAATATTAGCTACAGCTATGATAAGCTCTTTTACATATTATAGTTCTGTCGTTCATGCACAGCATTTTTCAAAAGAAATTATAGAAAGCTTATTGATGCTATTCTTAACAGCAATAGCCGGTTTCTTCTTTGGTGATATAATAGGAAAAATTTTTGGAATAAGGGCCTTAATTGGATAA
- a CDS encoding alpha/beta hydrolase family protein → MGSELKVEDLTRISLISNPMISKNGSKIMFVVSKNDLNKNRLKSNIWIHEKNEYYPLTKGDKDLCPAWSNNDELISFVRVGKKKFSLNVLKIGSEEYELITHKQGISNVKWSKDNNRIAFISRSTNKDFIEYSKREAFVIDNIPPYFNGEGYIFDRPYNLFTVSYPDGELNQITNSKFGVSSFDFSPDGDKIAYVNSYDELKPYLNEIRIVNLKNGEDISVLKDYSISQVMWSPKEEKLAFLGNKMEKGYSTHTKLYLLNLKNNEIKQIWGGLNRNIENSINSDVRGPSCNETAYWALDNNIYFLVSDQGRVHIYSTNEKGGLKGLLTPEEATIDEFSISESGTIIAYTQMTDNEPKELYLYDGLKSKKITTFNDELVKNLAKSKHLKAKSETGEELDYWVLLPKEMKEKNPWILYIHGGPKTFYGYSFNFIFHYLASLGYAVIYGNPHGSDAYTEEFADIRGKYGTIDYSDLMNIVDNALKQYKNLDPDKGAVAGGSYGGFMTNWIITKTNRFKAAITERSCSNWFSFYGASDIGWHFASDQLDLKYPWTDFDKFKEKSPLFYADKIETPLLIMHALEDYRCPYEQALQLFTALKNLGVETRLALFPGENHDLTRSGKPKTRIKYMEIMADWLKRHIS, encoded by the coding sequence TTGGGTAGTGAATTAAAAGTAGAAGATTTAACCCGCATATCATTAATTTCTAATCCTATGATTTCAAAAAATGGATCAAAAATTATGTTTGTTGTTTCAAAAAATGATTTAAATAAAAACAGGTTAAAGAGCAATATATGGATCCATGAAAAAAATGAATATTACCCATTAACAAAAGGAGATAAAGATTTATGTCCTGCATGGTCTAATAATGATGAGCTTATATCTTTTGTAAGGGTTGGGAAAAAGAAGTTTTCTTTAAATGTCTTAAAAATTGGAAGTGAGGAATATGAATTAATTACTCATAAACAAGGAATCTCTAATGTAAAATGGTCAAAAGATAATAATAGAATAGCATTCATATCTAGGTCAACAAATAAGGATTTCATTGAATATAGCAAAAGGGAGGCGTTTGTTATAGATAATATTCCCCCATATTTTAATGGGGAAGGATACATATTTGATAGGCCATACAATCTATTTACAGTTTCATATCCAGATGGGGAATTAAATCAGATTACTAACAGTAAATTTGGTGTTTCATCTTTTGATTTTTCTCCAGATGGCGATAAAATAGCATATGTTAACTCTTATGACGAACTCAAACCATATTTGAATGAAATTAGAATTGTGAATTTGAAAAATGGAGAAGATATTAGCGTATTAAAAGATTATTCCATTTCTCAAGTTATGTGGAGTCCTAAGGAGGAAAAACTTGCTTTCTTAGGAAATAAAATGGAGAAAGGATATTCAACCCATACAAAGCTTTATCTCTTAAATTTGAAAAATAATGAAATTAAACAGATTTGGGGAGGCCTAAATAGGAATATTGAAAATTCAATAAATAGTGATGTTAGAGGTCCCTCTTGTAATGAAACTGCATACTGGGCGTTAGATAACAATATTTATTTCTTAGTCAGCGATCAAGGTAGGGTTCATATTTATTCCACTAATGAAAAAGGAGGACTTAAAGGTTTGTTAACGCCTGAAGAAGCAACAATAGATGAATTTTCCATTTCAGAAAGCGGGACTATTATTGCGTATACTCAAATGACTGATAATGAGCCAAAAGAACTTTATTTATATGATGGTTTGAAATCGAAGAAAATTACAACGTTTAATGATGAATTGGTTAAAAATCTTGCAAAATCAAAGCATCTTAAAGCTAAATCAGAGACAGGAGAAGAATTAGATTATTGGGTTTTATTACCTAAAGAAATGAAAGAAAAGAATCCATGGATATTGTATATTCATGGTGGTCCGAAAACATTCTATGGATATTCATTTAACTTTATATTCCATTATTTGGCATCATTAGGTTATGCAGTAATATATGGTAATCCACATGGAAGTGATGCATATACAGAAGAATTTGCTGATATAAGAGGAAAATATGGTACAATAGATTATTCAGATTTAATGAACATTGTTGATAATGCATTGAAGCAATACAAGAACTTAGATCCAGATAAGGGAGCAGTAGCTGGAGGAAGTTATGGAGGTTTTATGACAAATTGGATTATTACCAAAACTAATAGATTTAAGGCTGCAATTACAGAAAGAAGTTGTTCAAATTGGTTTAGCTTTTATGGAGCAAGCGATATAGGATGGCATTTCGCATCAGATCAACTTGATTTAAAATATCCATGGACAGATTTTGATAAGTTTAAAGAAAAAAGCCCATTATTTTATGCAGACAAAATAGAAACCCCTCTTTTAATAATGCATGCATTAGAAGATTACAGATGTCCATATGAACAGGCATTGCAACTATTTACCGCATTAAAGAATTTAGGAGTAGAAACAAGGCTTGCATTATTTCCAGGAGAAAATCATGATTTAACAAGAAGTGGTAAACCAAAAACAAGGATAAAATATATGGAAATTATGGCAGATTGGCTTAAAAGGCATATAAGCTAA
- a CDS encoding M1 family metallopeptidase has product MSYIQGLDIERYDIFMDFNEAKYEGVEKIELTTDSQVVLDAVGLKIKYVKANGKSVEFKQTENSLIVNTGPFNGILEIGFEGEAVERLVGIYKANYDNKNYVISTQFESVHARKMIPCVDNPNYKAVFKLKIRVSKDLDVISNMPIEKIEFDGNKKIVSFYETPRMSTYLLYLGIGKWEQLSKGKIIVATVPGKSNNGEFSIWVAKKSIEFYERYFEIPYMIPKMHLIAVPEFAFGAMENWGAITFRESALLAPKDSDLGQLKRVAEVVAHEIAHQWFGDLVTMKWWDDLWLNESFATFMSYKAVDSFMPNMNMWDDFLINETSGAMVRDSLSTTHPIHVDVKSPEEIEGIFDDISYGKGASILRMIEYFLGESFRKGLNNYLNHFKYSNAKAADLWDSLQTTTSYPVRSIMDSWIMQSGYPYVKVDFDKDHIILEQKRFTLANNLEDLSYIIPISMNVNGKRQDILMTEKKISINIDNLRSLKLNLDRAGFYRVYYNIDKNLIEDMNPKEKWGLINDYYNFLLSGLSNKDEYLELIKRNYNEESYLPVNEISSQLFTLSLINKKLFKDVAISYNKDQYNRQNRKVDPNYKYLAGLIARRLSILDKGFAQELSNMFGKEVEPDLREAVYTSYAIISNDFETLSKRYLSENLDSEKLKFLRSMMFMSDPSIVKRSLEWAENNVKIQDLLYLNNAAMNENAKDVWWEWFKSKGFNILYKAFEGTAILGRNLTYVIPIIGINREKEVEEFFSNSPLSNDAGIRSGLELLRVYSRISKL; this is encoded by the coding sequence ATGAGTTATATTCAGGGATTAGATATAGAAAGATATGATATATTCATGGATTTTAATGAAGCCAAATACGAAGGTGTTGAGAAAATAGAATTAACAACTGACAGCCAAGTAGTATTAGATGCAGTTGGCTTAAAAATAAAATACGTAAAGGCTAATGGGAAAAGTGTTGAATTTAAACAAACAGAAAATAGCTTAATAGTAAATACTGGGCCTTTCAATGGTATATTAGAAATAGGATTTGAAGGAGAAGCTGTGGAGAGGCTTGTTGGCATATATAAGGCAAATTACGATAATAAAAACTATGTTATATCAACCCAATTTGAATCAGTTCATGCTAGAAAAATGATTCCATGTGTTGATAATCCAAATTATAAAGCAGTATTCAAGTTGAAAATAAGGGTTTCAAAGGATTTAGATGTTATATCAAATATGCCTATTGAAAAGATAGAATTTGATGGCAATAAAAAGATAGTAAGCTTTTACGAAACACCAAGAATGTCAACCTATTTATTATATTTAGGTATTGGTAAATGGGAGCAATTAAGTAAAGGAAAAATAATAGTTGCTACAGTCCCAGGGAAATCCAATAATGGAGAATTTTCTATTTGGGTTGCTAAGAAGTCCATAGAATTTTATGAAAGATATTTTGAAATACCATATATGATACCAAAAATGCATCTAATTGCAGTCCCTGAATTTGCTTTTGGTGCTATGGAGAATTGGGGAGCTATTACATTTAGAGAATCAGCATTATTAGCACCAAAGGATTCAGATTTGGGTCAACTAAAAAGGGTTGCTGAAGTAGTTGCTCACGAGATAGCCCATCAATGGTTCGGAGACCTAGTAACGATGAAGTGGTGGGATGACTTATGGTTAAATGAAAGCTTTGCAACATTTATGAGCTATAAGGCTGTCGACTCTTTTATGCCAAATATGAATATGTGGGATGATTTCTTGATTAATGAGACAAGTGGAGCAATGGTTAGAGATTCTCTATCAACAACTCACCCAATTCATGTAGATGTTAAAAGTCCTGAGGAGATCGAAGGAATATTTGATGATATAAGTTATGGGAAAGGTGCAAGCATATTAAGGATGATAGAATATTTCTTAGGAGAGTCGTTTAGAAAAGGATTAAATAATTATTTAAATCATTTTAAATATAGTAATGCAAAGGCAGCTGATTTATGGGATTCATTGCAAACAACTACGTCATATCCTGTTAGATCTATAATGGATAGTTGGATTATGCAGTCCGGTTACCCCTATGTAAAGGTAGATTTTGATAAAGACCATATTATATTGGAGCAAAAGAGATTTACTTTAGCAAATAATTTGGAAGATTTGAGCTATATTATTCCTATATCGATGAACGTGAATGGGAAAAGACAAGATATTTTAATGACAGAAAAGAAGATTAGCATAAATATAGACAATTTAAGATCTCTTAAGTTAAATTTGGATAGAGCAGGATTTTATAGGGTATACTATAACATCGATAAAAATTTAATTGAAGATATGAATCCAAAAGAAAAATGGGGACTTATAAATGATTATTATAATTTCCTATTATCTGGTTTATCAAATAAGGATGAGTATTTGGAATTAATTAAAAGGAATTACAATGAAGAATCTTATTTGCCAGTTAATGAAATTTCTTCACAACTTTTCACTCTTAGTTTAATAAATAAAAAATTATTCAAAGATGTTGCCATAAGCTATAATAAAGATCAATATAATAGGCAAAATAGGAAAGTTGATCCCAATTATAAATATTTAGCAGGATTAATAGCAAGGAGGCTTTCAATACTAGATAAAGGATTTGCCCAAGAACTTTCAAATATGTTCGGAAAAGAAGTAGAACCAGATTTAAGAGAAGCTGTATATACTTCTTATGCAATAATATCTAATGATTTTGAAACTCTTAGCAAGAGATATTTATCAGAGAATCTTGATTCAGAAAAGCTAAAGTTCTTAAGATCAATGATGTTTATGTCAGACCCATCAATTGTAAAAAGATCTCTAGAATGGGCAGAAAATAATGTTAAGATACAAGATTTATTATATTTAAATAACGCTGCAATGAATGAAAATGCAAAAGACGTATGGTGGGAATGGTTTAAGTCTAAGGGTTTCAATATATTATATAAAGCATTTGAAGGCACAGCAATTTTGGGTAGGAATTTGACGTATGTGATACCAATAATTGGAATTAATAGGGAAAAAGAAGTTGAGGAATTCTTTAGCAACAGTCCACTTTCAAATGATGCTGGCATTAGATCAGGCCTTGAGTTGCTTAGAGTATATTCAAGAATTTCTAAACTCTAA
- the sat gene encoding sulfate adenylyltransferase, with protein sequence MVSKPHGGRLIDRTRTGKSLERLQEDSEKMLKINVNEGRAYDIENIAHGVYSPLEGFMGYNDYESVLKNMRLENDIPWTIPIILDVDNNDIANIKEGDEVVLSYNNINIAILRVEEIFSWDKKEYAYYIYKTKSVEHPGVEKIYNRKDKIISGPITLLRDIPEIYENVRLFPKDTRVLFDHLNMKNIAAFQTRNAPHMGHEYVMKAALTFVDGLFINPLLGWKKKGDFVDDVIVNSYKALLNNYFPKDSYVFSILRMEMNYAGPKEAIHHAIIRKNFGATHIIIGRDHAGVGDYYAPYESWRIFEEFPDLGITPLFIREAFYCKKCKTMTNDKICPHSDEDRIKISGTQIRNLIMKGERPSEYIMRPEVVDVILSYKNPFF encoded by the coding sequence ATGGTTTCTAAACCTCATGGTGGGAGACTAATTGATAGAACTAGAACTGGAAAAAGTTTAGAAAGGCTGCAAGAAGATTCAGAAAAAATGTTAAAAATAAATGTAAATGAGGGAAGGGCTTATGATATCGAAAATATTGCTCATGGAGTATATTCACCTTTAGAGGGCTTTATGGGATACAATGATTATGAATCAGTTTTAAAAAATATGAGATTAGAAAATGATATTCCATGGACAATACCAATAATTTTAGATGTTGATAATAATGATATAGCTAATATAAAAGAAGGAGATGAAGTTGTTCTTAGTTATAACAATATCAATATAGCAATATTGAGGGTAGAAGAGATATTTTCATGGGATAAGAAGGAATATGCCTATTATATATACAAAACTAAATCAGTGGAACATCCTGGGGTAGAGAAAATATATAATAGAAAAGATAAAATTATTTCTGGGCCAATAACTTTGTTAAGAGATATTCCGGAAATTTATGAGAATGTAAGATTGTTTCCAAAAGATACAAGGGTTTTATTTGACCATTTAAATATGAAAAATATAGCAGCATTTCAAACTAGGAATGCCCCTCATATGGGTCATGAATATGTAATGAAAGCTGCATTAACATTTGTTGATGGCTTATTTATAAATCCATTGTTAGGTTGGAAGAAAAAAGGAGATTTTGTAGATGATGTAATAGTTAATTCTTATAAAGCATTGCTAAACAATTATTTTCCAAAAGATAGTTATGTGTTTAGCATTTTAAGAATGGAAATGAATTATGCTGGACCTAAAGAAGCAATTCATCATGCAATAATTAGGAAAAATTTTGGTGCTACCCATATAATTATTGGAAGAGATCATGCTGGCGTTGGCGATTATTATGCTCCTTACGAATCATGGAGAATTTTTGAAGAATTTCCAGATTTAGGAATAACGCCTCTTTTCATAAGGGAGGCATTTTATTGTAAAAAATGTAAAACTATGACTAATGATAAGATCTGTCCTCACTCAGATGAAGATAGAATAAAAATTAGTGGGACTCAAATAAGAAATTTGATAATGAAGGGAGAAAGACCGTCTGAATATATAATGAGACCGGAAGTGGTTGATGTAATTTTATCATATAAAAATCCCTTTTTCTAA
- the cysC gene encoding adenylyl-sulfate kinase, producing the protein MKCLDKGLVFWLTGLSGSGKTTIGNLVKERLRKEGYKAEIIDGDWFRQNIDQNAGYTKEERRKHLIRVANFVKILARNGVITICSFVSPYEDVRNEVKNIIKSEADFYLIYVKCDLEECIKRDPKGLYKKALKGEIKNFTGIDDPYEEPKEYDLLLDTVNNSIEENVNKLYEFINKKINEK; encoded by the coding sequence ATGAAATGCCTCGATAAAGGTTTGGTATTTTGGCTTACAGGATTATCTGGAAGCGGTAAAACTACTATAGGAAATTTAGTTAAAGAAAGGTTAAGGAAAGAAGGTTATAAGGCAGAAATTATTGATGGCGATTGGTTTAGACAAAATATAGATCAAAATGCAGGATATACTAAAGAAGAGAGAAGAAAACATTTAATAAGAGTAGCAAATTTTGTAAAAATTTTAGCCAGGAATGGTGTAATTACAATATGCAGTTTTGTTTCTCCTTATGAGGATGTAAGAAATGAGGTGAAAAATATCATAAAAAGTGAAGCAGATTTTTATTTAATCTATGTAAAATGCGATTTAGAAGAATGCATAAAAAGAGATCCAAAGGGATTATATAAAAAAGCATTAAAAGGGGAAATTAAAAATTTCACTGGAATAGATGATCCATATGAAGAACCTAAAGAATACGATTTGTTGCTAGATACTGTTAATAATTCTATAGAAGAAAATGTAAATAAATTATATGAATTTATAAATAAAAAAATTAACGAAAAGTAG